The following proteins come from a genomic window of Paramicrobacterium humi:
- the secE gene encoding preprotein translocase subunit SecE, translating into MARKVIDTPSEDVVAAAKSARAEKRGPFAGIVLFLKQVIAELKKVVTPTRRELWSYTAVVLVFVVFMMAIVYGLDQLFSWLVIFVFGTPAT; encoded by the coding sequence TTGGCCCGTAAAGTAATCGACACCCCGAGCGAGGATGTCGTCGCTGCTGCGAAGAGCGCGCGTGCTGAGAAGCGCGGCCCCTTCGCCGGGATCGTCTTGTTCCTGAAGCAGGTCATCGCCGAGCTCAAGAAGGTCGTCACGCCGACCCGTCGCGAGCTCTGGAGCTACACCGCCGTCGTGCTGGTGTTCGTGGTCTTCATGATGGCGATCGTCTACGGGCTCGACCAGCTGTTCAGCTGGCTCGTGATCTTCGTCTTCGGAACGCCAGCGACCTGA
- the rplA gene encoding 50S ribosomal protein L1, with product MAQKSKAYRAAAEKIEAGKHYTPEEAVALAKETGSSNFNSTVEVALKLGVDPRKADQMVRGTVILPHGTGKTARVIVFATGAAAEAAIAAGADEVGGDELIQKVADGYTDFDSAVSTPELMGKVGRLGKVLGPRGLMPNPKTGTVTPDVAKAVGDIKGGKIAFRVDKHANVHFVVGKAAFTAEQLNENISAALEEVVRLKPTSAKGRYIQKGAVSTTFGPGIPLDVNAI from the coding sequence ATGGCACAGAAGTCAAAGGCCTACCGGGCCGCAGCCGAGAAGATCGAGGCTGGAAAGCACTACACCCCCGAAGAGGCCGTCGCTCTCGCGAAGGAGACCGGCTCCTCGAACTTCAACTCGACCGTCGAGGTCGCGCTGAAGCTCGGTGTCGACCCCCGCAAGGCGGACCAGATGGTCCGCGGTACCGTCATTCTTCCTCACGGTACCGGCAAGACCGCGCGCGTCATCGTGTTCGCGACCGGTGCGGCCGCTGAGGCCGCGATCGCAGCGGGCGCTGACGAGGTCGGCGGCGACGAGCTCATCCAAAAGGTCGCAGACGGCTACACCGATTTCGACTCGGCCGTCTCGACGCCCGAGCTCATGGGCAAGGTCGGCCGCCTCGGTAAGGTCCTCGGACCCCGCGGCCTCATGCCGAACCCGAAGACCGGAACCGTCACGCCCGACGTGGCGAAGGCCGTGGGCGACATCAAGGGCGGAAAGATCGCCTTCCGCGTCGACAAGCACGCGAACGTGCACTTCGTCGTCGGAAAGGCCGCCTTCACCGCCGAGCAGCTGAACGAGAACATCTCGGCGGCGCTCGAAGAGGTCGTCCGCCTCAAGCCGACGAGCGCGAAGGGCCGCTACATCCAGAAGGGCGCCGTGTCGACCACGTTCGGCCCCGGCATCCCGCTGGACGTCAACGCGATCTGA
- a CDS encoding ROK family transcriptional regulator, with product MVTVPSAPRAASAGDLLQLLRDGEPRTKAEIAALTGLSRSTVAARIDALLASGFAMPAGEAASSGGRRPSRVAFSPLSRLVVGIDLGATHGVVALSDLAGTILAESAARLRITDGPESVLDWAVGETLELLADVGRDADDVLGVGIGVPGPVEHDTGRPVNPPIMPGWDRFDIPAFVRRRLPVTVLVDNDVNVLALGEQAMFWPDADDLVFVKVSTGIGAGVIMGGRLQRGARGSAGDLGHVRVPVTDGAHSPDLEAVASGPAIAASLDGSTSEDVIAAVRGGDARAAEAVRQAGRDVGEVLAGVVNLLNPSVIVIGGSITRAGEHLIAGVREVVYRRSIPLATQDLTIAPSRGGESAGALGAAIMAIDATLDAESVDAIVNGRF from the coding sequence ATGGTCACGGTTCCGAGCGCGCCGCGCGCCGCATCGGCGGGCGACCTGCTCCAGCTTCTGCGCGATGGCGAGCCTCGCACGAAGGCGGAGATCGCGGCGCTCACGGGGCTGTCGCGCTCGACGGTAGCGGCCCGCATCGACGCGCTGCTCGCCTCCGGTTTCGCCATGCCGGCGGGTGAGGCCGCGTCCTCCGGCGGCCGGCGGCCGTCTCGCGTCGCGTTCTCGCCGCTTTCCCGGCTCGTCGTGGGCATCGATCTCGGCGCGACCCACGGCGTCGTCGCCCTCAGCGATCTCGCCGGCACCATCCTCGCCGAGAGCGCGGCGCGGCTGCGCATCACCGACGGCCCCGAGAGCGTTCTCGACTGGGCGGTCGGCGAAACCCTCGAGCTGCTCGCCGACGTCGGCCGCGATGCCGACGACGTGCTCGGCGTCGGCATCGGCGTCCCTGGCCCCGTCGAGCACGACACAGGGCGCCCCGTGAATCCGCCGATCATGCCCGGCTGGGACCGCTTCGACATCCCCGCCTTCGTGCGGCGGCGACTCCCCGTCACGGTTCTCGTGGACAACGACGTCAACGTGCTCGCTCTCGGCGAGCAGGCGATGTTCTGGCCGGACGCCGACGATCTCGTCTTCGTGAAGGTGTCGACGGGAATCGGCGCGGGAGTCATCATGGGCGGCCGCCTGCAGCGCGGCGCGCGCGGTTCGGCCGGGGATCTCGGGCACGTGCGAGTCCCCGTAACCGACGGCGCCCACTCCCCCGACCTCGAGGCGGTCGCCTCGGGACCCGCGATCGCCGCGTCGCTCGACGGCTCGACGAGCGAGGACGTGATAGCCGCGGTCCGCGGCGGCGATGCCCGAGCCGCCGAAGCGGTGCGGCAGGCGGGTCGTGATGTCGGCGAAGTGCTCGCCGGCGTCGTGAACCTGCTCAATCCCTCCGTCATCGTCATCGGCGGCAGCATCACGAGAGCGGGCGAGCATCTCATCGCCGGCGTGCGCGAAGTCGTGTACCGACGCTCCATACCGCTCGCGACGCAGGACCTGACGATCGCGCCGTCCCGCGGTGGAGAGTCCGCGGGAGCGCTCGGTGCGGCGATCATGGCGATCGACGCGACGCTCGACGCCGAATCGGTCGACGCGATCGTGAACGGCCGGTTCTGA
- a CDS encoding NADP-dependent oxidoreductase: protein MSQPVDIPETMTAAVIDKTGPAENLHTATVPVPPSFLGDVLVKVAAAGINPVDFKTRSGKNPTAAALRFPAILGHDFAGTIVREPYEAHPLRAGTKVFGMTTLPRYAGSYAEYVAAPTLAVAPKPTSLSFTQAAAVPLAALTAWGAVVDVAKAHHGQRMLIHAGAGGVGQFAVQFARYFGADVVTTASGRNIEFLRSIGAKAVVDYTTTRFDEVLSDIDVVIDLMGNAHDDTGSRSLRVLRPDGLIVNVPTGSFPTLFEEADAAGVRATTFKLVASGDTLAKIGRIIDAGDVSVHVDAVYPLAEAAAAHAELEKGHTRGKIVLEVE, encoded by the coding sequence ATGAGCCAGCCCGTAGACATTCCCGAGACGATGACAGCCGCCGTGATCGACAAGACCGGTCCGGCCGAGAACCTGCACACGGCGACGGTTCCCGTGCCGCCGAGCTTTCTCGGCGACGTTCTCGTGAAGGTCGCCGCTGCCGGCATCAACCCCGTCGACTTCAAGACGCGTTCGGGGAAGAACCCGACAGCGGCAGCGCTGCGCTTCCCCGCGATCCTCGGGCACGACTTCGCCGGCACGATCGTGCGCGAGCCGTACGAGGCGCACCCGCTCCGGGCCGGCACGAAGGTGTTCGGCATGACGACGCTTCCGCGCTACGCCGGCAGCTACGCCGAGTACGTCGCCGCACCGACCCTCGCGGTGGCGCCGAAGCCGACGTCGCTCTCGTTCACGCAGGCGGCCGCGGTGCCGCTCGCAGCCCTCACGGCGTGGGGCGCCGTCGTCGACGTCGCGAAGGCGCACCACGGTCAGCGCATGCTCATCCACGCGGGAGCCGGCGGCGTGGGCCAGTTCGCCGTGCAGTTCGCGCGCTACTTCGGAGCCGACGTCGTCACGACCGCCTCGGGGCGGAACATCGAGTTCCTCCGGTCGATCGGCGCGAAAGCCGTCGTCGACTACACGACGACGCGTTTCGACGAGGTGCTGAGCGACATCGACGTCGTCATCGACCTCATGGGCAACGCGCACGACGACACCGGGTCGCGGTCGCTGCGCGTGCTGCGTCCCGACGGACTCATCGTGAACGTGCCGACCGGGTCGTTCCCGACCCTGTTCGAAGAAGCGGATGCCGCCGGCGTGCGGGCCACGACGTTCAAGCTCGTGGCGAGCGGGGACACGCTCGCCAAGATCGGGCGCATCATCGACGCGGGCGACGTCTCGGTGCACGTCGACGCCGTTTACCCGCTCGCCGAGGCCGCCGCCGCGCACGCGGAGCTCGAGAAGGGGCACACTCGCGGCAAGATCGTTCTCGAGGTCGAGTAG
- a CDS encoding GNAT family N-acetyltransferase: protein MVHIRRADRADAAALSQLAAQTFALACPPDMAPADVDAFVSRHLSEERFGEYLADQRRMLLVAADGDALVGYTMLVDEAPEDPAVAEGLTVRPSVELSKVYVHASAHGTGAAGSLMRATLESAASVGARGVWLGVNQLNARAVRFYEKSGFRRVGTRRFKVGDRWCDDFVMECVLEA from the coding sequence ATGGTGCACATCCGACGCGCAGACCGAGCGGATGCTGCTGCGCTCTCCCAGCTCGCCGCGCAGACGTTCGCCTTGGCGTGTCCGCCTGACATGGCGCCCGCCGACGTCGACGCGTTCGTGTCACGGCATCTCAGCGAAGAGCGCTTCGGCGAATACCTCGCCGATCAGAGGCGGATGCTGCTCGTCGCCGCGGACGGCGACGCCCTCGTCGGCTACACCATGCTCGTCGACGAGGCGCCCGAGGATCCCGCCGTCGCCGAAGGGCTCACCGTGCGGCCGTCCGTCGAACTCAGCAAAGTGTACGTGCACGCGAGCGCGCACGGCACGGGCGCGGCAGGTTCGCTCATGCGGGCGACGCTCGAGTCGGCCGCATCCGTCGGCGCTCGCGGCGTGTGGCTCGGCGTCAATCAGCTCAACGCGCGCGCCGTGCGGTTCTACGAGAAGAGCGGGTTCCGTCGTGTCGGCACCCGCCGCTTCAAGGTCGGCGACCGCTGGTGCGACGACTTCGTGATGGAGTGCGTGCTCGAGGCCTGA
- a CDS encoding GyrI-like domain-containing protein, whose protein sequence is MFATRRDKRQWQWTMLLALPHWITGDDVRTALDTVERAKGVDVAHIVGMRHLLEGRSVQTLHIGAYDDEGPTLARLHDEYLPQNGLTFNGDHHEIYLSDPRRTPPEKLKTVLRQPVRPVIDMGASPPDQ, encoded by the coding sequence GTGTTCGCGACGCGGCGCGACAAGCGGCAGTGGCAGTGGACGATGCTCCTCGCCCTCCCGCACTGGATCACCGGCGATGACGTGCGAACAGCGCTGGACACGGTCGAACGCGCGAAGGGCGTCGACGTTGCGCACATTGTCGGCATGCGCCACCTTCTCGAGGGCCGCTCCGTGCAGACGCTCCACATCGGAGCCTACGATGACGAAGGTCCGACGCTCGCGCGGCTGCACGACGAGTATCTCCCGCAGAACGGGCTCACCTTCAACGGCGACCACCACGAGATCTACCTGAGCGACCCGCGGCGCACGCCGCCCGAGAAGCTCAAGACCGTGCTGCGGCAGCCCGTGCGTCCCGTCATCGACATGGGCGCGTCCCCGCCCGACCAGTAG
- the nusG gene encoding transcription termination/antitermination protein NusG, protein MSERNRDDVDWATAAEQSSEVDEAQEGNVLAGNEQSVQPAENRALHVEDLDVEGSLDAALDALGQTQDPEADSVTEEALDADTPEEIEAAAEAVEDEQDADEAAAAAEETPEPAEVDPYEAFRAELRVMPGKWYVIHSYAGFERRVKANIEQRKGTLEVEDYIYQVEVPMEDVVEIKNGQRKMVTRVRIPGYVLVRMELNEDSWSVVRHTPGVTGFVGNAHNPTPLRFEEAFNMLKSLVEIKDTAPAKSGAAGGAKGAQRSIPAEVDFEIGETITIKEGSFAGLPGSISEIKPESGKLTVLVSLFERETPVELSFDQVTKL, encoded by the coding sequence GTGTCTGAGAGAAACCGAGACGACGTCGACTGGGCGACCGCGGCTGAGCAGTCGTCAGAGGTCGACGAGGCGCAAGAGGGCAACGTGCTCGCCGGCAACGAGCAGTCCGTGCAGCCCGCAGAGAACCGCGCCCTCCATGTCGAGGACCTCGACGTCGAGGGCAGCCTCGACGCCGCGCTCGACGCCCTCGGGCAGACGCAGGACCCCGAGGCCGACTCCGTGACGGAGGAGGCGCTCGACGCCGACACTCCTGAGGAGATCGAAGCCGCCGCCGAGGCTGTCGAAGACGAGCAGGATGCCGACGAGGCCGCCGCGGCCGCGGAAGAGACCCCGGAGCCGGCAGAGGTCGACCCGTACGAGGCCTTCCGTGCCGAGCTGCGCGTCATGCCGGGCAAGTGGTACGTCATCCACTCGTACGCCGGTTTCGAGCGTCGCGTGAAGGCCAATATAGAGCAGCGCAAGGGCACGCTCGAGGTCGAGGACTACATCTACCAGGTCGAGGTCCCCATGGAAGACGTGGTGGAGATCAAGAACGGCCAGCGCAAGATGGTCACGCGCGTGCGCATCCCCGGCTACGTGCTCGTGCGCATGGAGCTCAACGAAGACAGCTGGTCGGTCGTGCGTCACACGCCGGGCGTCACGGGCTTCGTGGGCAACGCCCACAACCCCACGCCGCTACGCTTCGAAGAGGCGTTCAACATGCTCAAGAGCCTCGTCGAGATCAAGGACACGGCTCCCGCGAAGAGCGGCGCGGCCGGCGGCGCGAAGGGCGCACAGCGCTCGATTCCCGCCGAAGTCGACTTCGAGATCGGCGAGACCATCACGATCAAGGAAGGCTCGTTCGCCGGGCTGCCCGGGTCGATCAGCGAGATCAAGCCCGAGAGCGGCAAGCTCACGGTCCTCGTCTCGCTCTTCGAGCGTGAGACCCCGGTCGAGCTCAGCTTCGACCAGGTCACCAAGCTTTAA
- a CDS encoding sugar phosphate isomerase/epimerase family protein: MNTSPLSVQLYTVRELITKDLPGTLQRLADAGFTRVEPFAFTQFEGLGDALTAAGLTAPTTHQGFLADGSIAVVAAAASALGIRSVIDPFVGPEKWTSAEDVADTARRLNEAATVAAEHGITVGYHNHAHELQSRIEGTTALEYFASLLDPEVVLEIDTYWAAVGGVDPVDLLGRLGDRVAAIHVKDGPGTAETKDQVAVGSGSLDIPAILAAAPSALRVIELDDSRGDRFQAVVDSFGYLRSLENGANA; encoded by the coding sequence ATGAACACGTCCCCGCTGTCCGTTCAGCTCTACACCGTCCGCGAACTCATCACGAAGGATCTGCCCGGCACACTGCAGCGCCTCGCCGACGCCGGCTTCACTCGCGTGGAGCCCTTCGCCTTCACGCAGTTCGAGGGGCTCGGCGACGCGCTCACGGCGGCCGGTCTCACCGCTCCCACCACTCACCAGGGATTCCTCGCCGACGGCTCGATCGCCGTGGTCGCCGCCGCGGCTTCAGCCCTCGGCATCCGCAGCGTGATCGATCCCTTCGTCGGCCCCGAGAAGTGGACGAGCGCCGAGGACGTCGCCGACACGGCCCGTCGCCTCAACGAGGCCGCGACGGTCGCCGCCGAGCACGGCATCACCGTCGGCTACCACAACCACGCGCACGAGCTGCAGAGCCGCATCGAGGGCACGACCGCGCTCGAGTACTTCGCGTCGCTCCTCGACCCTGAGGTCGTGCTCGAGATCGACACGTACTGGGCTGCCGTCGGCGGTGTGGACCCCGTTGACCTGCTCGGCCGCCTCGGCGACCGGGTGGCCGCGATCCACGTGAAGGACGGCCCCGGCACGGCAGAGACGAAGGACCAGGTCGCCGTCGGAAGCGGCAGCCTCGACATCCCGGCGATCCTCGCCGCCGCGCCGAGCGCACTGCGCGTCATCGAGCTCGACGACTCCCGCGGCGACCGCTTCCAGGCCGTCGTGGACAGCTTCGGCTACCTCCGCTCGCTCGAGAACGGGGCGAACGCGTGA
- a CDS encoding iron chaperone: MGSVAEYLTTMAASDRAALERIYAIAREQVPEAVEGKSYGMPALLYRDKGLIAAMRTRRFLSLYPFSGAVVAELAEALTGFETTSGSVHFSADSPVPDELVRRIVDSRRTEIEARTSR, translated from the coding sequence ATGGGCAGTGTCGCGGAGTACCTCACGACGATGGCAGCATCCGACCGGGCGGCGCTCGAGCGGATCTACGCCATCGCGCGCGAGCAGGTGCCGGAGGCGGTCGAGGGAAAGAGCTACGGCATGCCCGCCCTGCTCTACCGCGACAAGGGCCTCATCGCCGCGATGCGCACACGAAGATTCCTCTCCCTCTACCCGTTCAGCGGGGCCGTCGTCGCTGAGCTGGCGGAGGCACTGACGGGGTTCGAGACGACGAGCGGCAGCGTCCACTTCAGCGCCGACTCGCCCGTGCCTGACGAACTCGTGCGCCGAATCGTCGATTCCCGGCGCACGGAGATCGAGGCGAGGACGTCACGATGA
- a CDS encoding ATP-dependent DNA ligase — MQPTAESPVAPMLARAVDAVPEPDSVEGGLAYEPKWDGFRGIAYVDGPRCEIGSRGSKPLTRYFPELVAALTEQLRVPCVLDGEIVVRTGTPGHEHLDWEALSQRIHPAATRIEKLSQETPAMFVAFDLLALGDRDYLSAPFRERRAALESLAAELRHPLSITRLTTDVELARRWLVEFEGAGLDGVVAKRLAEPYAPGKRQMLKVKHHRTADVVALGYRLTSDGTGLASLLLGLFDDDGVLRNVGAVSAFTDKRRRQLVDELAPHVDRDAAGMPLKGETERSRFSSGKDLSYVRLKPEVVLEVRYDQLEGARFRHTAQFERWRPDREARSCTFEQLERPIAYDLSKVIS; from the coding sequence ATGCAGCCCACCGCCGAGTCACCTGTCGCTCCCATGCTCGCGCGCGCCGTCGATGCCGTTCCGGAACCCGACAGCGTCGAGGGTGGACTGGCCTACGAGCCCAAGTGGGACGGCTTTCGAGGAATCGCATATGTCGACGGCCCCCGCTGTGAGATCGGCAGCCGCGGCTCCAAACCGCTCACCCGTTACTTCCCTGAGCTTGTCGCGGCCCTGACAGAGCAGCTGCGCGTTCCCTGTGTTCTCGACGGCGAGATCGTCGTGCGCACGGGAACGCCCGGGCACGAGCACCTCGACTGGGAGGCGCTGTCGCAGCGCATTCACCCGGCCGCGACGCGCATCGAGAAGCTCTCGCAGGAGACGCCCGCGATGTTCGTCGCCTTCGATCTGCTCGCGCTCGGAGACCGCGACTACCTGTCCGCGCCGTTTCGCGAGCGTCGTGCCGCTCTCGAGTCGCTCGCCGCCGAGTTGCGGCATCCGCTGTCGATAACGCGGCTGACGACGGATGTGGAGCTCGCTCGCCGCTGGCTCGTGGAGTTCGAGGGAGCGGGTCTCGACGGCGTCGTGGCGAAGCGGCTCGCGGAACCGTATGCGCCGGGAAAGCGGCAGATGCTCAAGGTCAAGCACCATCGCACGGCCGACGTCGTGGCGCTCGGCTACCGCCTGACCTCGGACGGCACGGGTCTTGCCTCGCTGTTGCTCGGTCTGTTCGATGACGACGGGGTCTTGCGCAATGTCGGCGCGGTGTCGGCGTTCACCGACAAGCGCAGACGGCAACTCGTCGACGAGCTCGCGCCGCACGTCGACCGGGATGCCGCCGGGATGCCGCTGAAAGGCGAGACCGAGCGCAGCCGGTTCTCGTCGGGCAAGGACCTCTCGTATGTCCGGCTCAAGCCCGAGGTGGTGCTCGAGGTGAGGTACGACCAGCTGGAGGGCGCACGGTTCCGGCATACGGCCCAGTTCGAACGCTGGCGCCCCGATCGCGAGGCCCGCTCCTGCACCTTCGAGCAGCTCGAGCGCCCGATCGCCTACGACCTGTCGAAAGTGATCTCGTAG
- the rplK gene encoding 50S ribosomal protein L11: protein MAPKKKVTGLIKLQINAGAANPAPPIGPALGQHGVNIMEFCKAYNAATESQRGNVVPVEITVYEDRSFTFILKTPPAAELIKKAAGVKKGSGVPHTTKVGKLTNDQVREIAEQKMADLNANDIDAASKIIAGTARSMGITVE from the coding sequence ATGGCACCGAAGAAGAAGGTCACTGGTCTGATTAAGCTTCAGATCAACGCCGGCGCCGCCAACCCCGCCCCGCCGATCGGTCCGGCGCTGGGTCAGCACGGCGTCAACATCATGGAGTTCTGCAAGGCGTACAACGCCGCGACCGAGTCGCAGCGTGGAAACGTCGTGCCGGTCGAGATCACCGTGTACGAGGACCGCTCGTTCACGTTCATCCTCAAGACCCCTCCGGCCGCCGAGCTCATCAAGAAGGCTGCGGGCGTCAAGAAGGGCTCCGGAGTTCCCCACACCACAAAGGTCGGCAAGCTCACGAACGACCAGGTGCGCGAGATCGCCGAGCAGAAGATGGCCGACCTCAACGCGAACGACATCGACGCCGCGTCGAAGATCATCGCCGGAACCGCGCGTTCCATGGGCATCACCGTCGAGTAG
- the ligD gene encoding non-homologous end-joining DNA ligase — translation MATDAVMLAVDGPHGQREVRLSSPGRVLWPELGITKLDLANYIIAVGDAFVRANGDRPVSLQRFPEGVDGEQFFSKNPPRGAPDYVRAVTVVYPSARSHPQLVIDEPAAAVWAVQMNTIVFHPWPSRAEDSDNPDQLRIDLDPQPGTDIDDAIPAALELRKVLDEAGLEAYVKTSGNRGLHVFAPIAPTREFLDVRHAVIAAARELERRMPDRVTTAWWKEERGQKVFVDFNQANRDRTMAGAYSARALGHAPVSCPITWDEVETVDPRAFTIETVPERLRTIGDPFADFGERQGTIDTLLAWWQRDCDNGLGELPFPPDYPKMPGEPPRVQPSRARHDD, via the coding sequence ATGGCAACCGACGCCGTGATGCTTGCGGTCGACGGGCCGCACGGGCAGCGGGAGGTGCGGCTCTCGTCGCCCGGTCGTGTGCTGTGGCCCGAGCTCGGCATCACGAAACTCGATCTCGCGAACTACATCATCGCCGTCGGCGACGCCTTCGTGCGCGCGAACGGCGACCGGCCGGTGTCACTGCAGCGCTTCCCGGAAGGCGTCGACGGAGAGCAGTTCTTCTCGAAGAACCCGCCGCGCGGAGCGCCCGATTACGTGCGGGCTGTCACCGTCGTCTACCCGAGCGCACGATCGCACCCGCAACTGGTGATCGACGAGCCGGCCGCGGCGGTGTGGGCGGTGCAGATGAACACGATCGTGTTCCACCCGTGGCCGTCACGGGCAGAGGACTCCGACAATCCCGACCAGCTGCGCATCGACCTCGACCCGCAGCCCGGAACAGACATCGACGACGCGATTCCGGCGGCACTCGAACTGCGGAAGGTGCTCGACGAGGCCGGACTCGAGGCCTACGTCAAGACGTCCGGCAACCGCGGCCTGCACGTCTTCGCGCCCATCGCGCCGACGCGGGAGTTCCTCGACGTCAGGCACGCCGTCATCGCGGCCGCTCGCGAACTCGAGCGGCGCATGCCCGATCGGGTGACGACGGCGTGGTGGAAAGAGGAACGCGGACAGAAGGTCTTCGTGGACTTCAATCAGGCCAACCGCGACCGCACGATGGCGGGCGCCTACAGTGCCCGCGCCCTTGGCCACGCGCCCGTGTCGTGCCCGATCACCTGGGACGAGGTCGAAACAGTGGACCCGCGCGCCTTCACGATCGAGACGGTGCCCGAGCGGTTGCGCACGATCGGCGACCCCTTCGCCGACTTCGGCGAACGACAGGGCACGATCGACACGCTGCTCGCCTGGTGGCAGCGGGACTGCGACAACGGCTTGGGAGAACTGCCGTTCCCGCCCGACTACCCGAAGATGCCGGGGGAGCCGCCGCGCGTGCAGCCGAGCCGTGCCAGACACGACGACTGA
- a CDS encoding YqaJ viral recombinase family protein, translated as MNPRLANRIIADSSDRVGWLRARSRGITATDVAKLSTPHSIQVAATAKLHGTGFTGNAYTDHGRRREPEIAAWVAATHGIQPSSALFHAETETRHLATPDGVGSMTTGGVILAEIKTTTKPWRSIPRNYLRQVWWQQYVLGAERTLVVWEQHDNFVPVGDEPLCRWVDRDETEIAKLVSLANQLIDELHVRTTRR; from the coding sequence GTGAATCCCCGCCTCGCCAACCGCATCATCGCCGACTCGAGCGATCGCGTCGGCTGGCTGCGGGCCCGCTCACGCGGAATCACGGCGACGGACGTGGCGAAGCTGTCGACGCCGCACTCCATCCAGGTCGCGGCGACAGCGAAGCTGCACGGCACGGGCTTCACGGGCAACGCCTACACCGACCACGGGAGGCGCCGGGAGCCGGAGATCGCGGCGTGGGTCGCCGCCACCCACGGGATCCAGCCGTCGTCGGCGCTGTTCCACGCCGAGACGGAGACGCGTCACCTCGCGACGCCGGACGGCGTCGGCAGCATGACAACCGGCGGGGTCATCCTCGCCGAGATCAAGACGACGACGAAGCCGTGGCGCTCGATTCCGCGCAACTACCTGCGGCAGGTGTGGTGGCAGCAGTACGTGCTCGGCGCGGAGCGCACCCTCGTCGTGTGGGAGCAGCACGACAACTTCGTCCCGGTGGGCGACGAGCCGCTGTGCCGCTGGGTCGACCGGGACGAGACGGAGATCGCGAAGCTCGTCTCGCTCGCGAACCAGCTCATCGACGAACTGCACGTGCGCACGACACGGCGCTGA